In the Nicotiana tabacum cultivar K326 chromosome 16, ASM71507v2, whole genome shotgun sequence genome, one interval contains:
- the LOC142170503 gene encoding uncharacterized protein LOC142170503 — protein MNALIWNKRSVNTQKAFERLAKMHRQNHYDFVGLMEPKQQAKKLERYRNKIGLAQAISNVSNKIWAFIDEVFEVTVMYNMVQQLTLRLFHTESHVEFVLTLIYAKCDAIEKIELWDSLYAMARDMEAPWLAGGDFNVIWDEEEKFGGLPVSLNEIDDFRHCINTCNLFDLGFKGSIFTWWNGKAEEDCIFKRLDRCLANVEFQQTFPGIEVQHLSKTGSDHSPIYLKCDIETPPVKNPFKFLNFWVEHATFKDVVNENWSADFNANPYILFNHKLKKLKKALSLWSKATFGDIFQKIASMEEVVMVHEAEFEANPTGMNRERLQKVQAKLIKCLALEEKYWQQKAGMTWFKEGDRNTKFFHAQVREHVPNLINTEQNAELIKQPTKEEVKVAVFGLNGDSAGGPDGMTGKFYHSCWDLIGDDLYDMVRAFFNGHELPKCVTHTNLVLLPKKKEVTTFPDLRPISLSNFSNKVISRVVHERLVKFLPSLISEEQAGFVKGRNIVENILLTQEIVTDIRLRTKAGPNVILKLDMTKAYDRLSWLFLTKVLRKMGFTERLIGIVFGLVSNNWYSILINGQAHGFFKSSRGVKQGDPVSPTLFILAAEALSRGLNALYTNLYFLWIWDAKVESKDQSFSAYEDASGQFVNKTKSVVYLHHLTDMEVVSKVERITVDEGGIGFRSLHDVAKALFSKLWWNFRTKPSLWSSFVCQKYCKKLNSVIVPWKRGSHIWKQNVGMQRSG, from the exons atgaatgctcTCATTTGGAATAAAAGGTCAGTCAACACACAGAAGGCCTTTGAAAGGTTGGCAAAAATGCATAGGCAAAATCACTATGATTTTGTAGGATTAATGGAGCCAAAGCAACAAGCAAAAAAACTGGAAAGGTACAGAAACAAGATAGGACTTGCACAGGCAATTTCAAATGTTTCCAACAAGATCTGGGCTTTTATAGATGAGGTATTTGAGGTAACTGTTATGTACAATATGGTGCAACAATTAACACTAAGATTGTTTCATACTGAATCGCATGTGGAGTTTGTCCTAACATTGATATACGCAAAATGTGATGCAATTGAGAAGATAGAATTATGGGATTCATTATATGCAATGGCAAGGGATATGGAAGCACCATGGCTTGCAGGAGGTGATTTCAATGTAATATGGGACGAAGAAGAGAAGTTTGGTGGCTTACCTGTGTCATTgaatgaaattgatgattttcgaCACTGCATCAACACTTGCAATCTCTTCGACCTTGGATTTAAAGGCAgcatatttacatggtggaatgggaaAGCAGAGGAAGACTGTATATTCAAAAGACTAGATAGATGTTTGGCCAATGTTGAGTTTCAGCAAACATTTCCAGGAATAGAGGTGCAGCATTTGTCAAAGACTGGTTCTGATCATAGTCCAATATATCTGAAGTGTGATATTGAGACTCCACCTGTAAAAAATCCTTTCAAGTTCTTGAATTTTTGGGTGGAACATGCGACTTTTAAAGATGTGGTGAATGAGAATTGGTCTGCTGATTTCAATGCAAATCCTTATATTCTTTTTAAtcacaagttaaaaaaattaaagaaagccCTTTCATTGTGGAGTAAGGCTACATTTGGagatattttccaaaaaatagcAAGTATGGAGGAGGTAGTGATGGTTCATGAAGCAGAATTTGAAGCAAATCCTACAGGGATGAACAGAGAAAGACTACAAAAGGTTCAGGCGAAATTGATTAAATGTCTTGCACTAGAGGAGAAATATTGGCAACAAAAGGCAGGCATGACTTGGTTCAAGGAAGGGGATAGGAACACAAAGTTCTTCCACGCACAAGTGAGAG AGCATGTTCCTAATCTGATTAACACTGAGCAGAATGCAGAATTGATTAAGCAACCAACAAAAGAGGAAGTTAAAGTGGCAGTATTTGGACTTAATGGGGATAGTGCTGGGGGGCCAGATGGTATGACAGGAAAATTTTatcattcttgttgggacttaATAGGGGATGACCTGTACGACATGGTCAGGGCTTTTTTCAATGGTCATGAGCTACCCAAATGTGTAACACACACAAACCTAGTTCTTctaccaaagaaaaaagaagttaccaCCTTTCCTGATTTAAGACCAATAAGCCTCAGTAATTTTTCAAATAAGGTTATATCAAGGGTGGTACATGAAAGGCTAGTGAAATTTCTCCCAAGTCTGATATCGGAGGAACAGGCGGGTTTTGTTAAGGGAAGGAATATAGTAGAAAACATCCTTCTAACTCAGGAGATAGTGACTGACATTAGGCTTAGAACTAAGGCTGGACCTAATGTCATCCTGAAGCTAGATATGACCAAAGCTTATGATAGATTATCTTGGCTATTCCTAACCAAGGTACTGAGAAAGATGGGATTCACAGAAAGGTTGATAGGGATTGTCTTTGGATTAGTTTCAAACAATTGGTATTCTATTCTAATCAATGGTCAAGCTCATGGGTTCTTTAAGTCCTCAAGGGGAGTAAAACAAGGTGATCCTGTATCTCCAACTTTGTTTATATTGGcagcagaagcattatctaggGGTCTCAATGCACTATATACTAACTTGTATTTTTTGTGGATTTGGGATGCCAAAGTGGAATCCAAAGATCAATCATTTAGC GCATATGAAGATGCATCTGGGCAGTTTGTTAACAAGACCAAATCAGTTGTGTACCTGCATCATTTAACAGACATGGAAGTGGTTAGCAAGGTGGAAAGGATCACAG TTGATGAAGGAGGAATAGGTTTCAGGTCACTGCATGATGTAGCAAAGGCATTATTCAGCAAGTTGTGGTGGAATTTCAGAACAAAACCAAGCCTATGGAGCTCTTTTGTATGTCAAAAATACTGTAAAAAGTTAAACTCTGTAATTGTTCCGTGGAAAAGGGGGTCTCACATATGGAAACAAAATGTTGGAATGCAGAGATCTGGTTGA